From a single Corynebacterium kroppenstedtii DSM 44385 genomic region:
- a CDS encoding ParA family protein, translating into MVASSPHESDKGDGLFDDPTPELGLTGRPRRQIPEPPQLDRHGPATIVSMCNQKGGVGKTTSTINLGAALAEYGRRVLLVDLDPQGALSAGLGIPHDELDLTVFNLLVDPSTSILETIHRTAVSGLDLVPANIDLSAAEIQLVNEVGREQCLGRALRPVIGEYDYIIIDCQPSLGLLTVNALACSQGVIIPMECEYFSLRGLALLTDTVDKVRDRLNFNLEIIGILVTMFDRRTLHAREVMERVIEVFGDQVFDSVITRTVRFPETSVAGEPITTWAPTSEAAEQYRGVASEMVERLSK; encoded by the coding sequence GTGGTTGCATCGTCTCCACATGAGTCGGATAAGGGTGATGGTCTTTTCGACGACCCGACGCCCGAGCTGGGGCTGACTGGCCGCCCACGCCGACAGATTCCGGAGCCGCCTCAGCTCGATCGCCATGGCCCGGCCACGATCGTCTCGATGTGTAACCAGAAGGGTGGCGTCGGCAAGACGACGTCGACCATTAACTTGGGAGCTGCTTTAGCTGAATATGGGCGACGGGTCCTCCTCGTTGATCTCGACCCTCAGGGGGCACTGTCAGCTGGCCTGGGTATTCCGCATGATGAATTAGATCTCACGGTATTTAACTTGTTGGTGGATCCGTCGACGTCGATTCTTGAGACCATCCACCGAACCGCTGTCTCGGGTTTGGATTTGGTCCCTGCCAATATTGACTTATCCGCAGCGGAAATTCAGTTAGTTAATGAAGTGGGGCGTGAGCAGTGCCTGGGCCGGGCTCTTCGGCCGGTGATAGGCGAATACGATTACATCATTATTGATTGCCAGCCGTCACTTGGTCTGCTCACCGTGAACGCCTTGGCCTGCTCACAGGGAGTCATTATCCCAATGGAATGTGAATATTTCTCCTTGCGTGGCCTTGCTCTCTTGACCGATACCGTTGATAAGGTTCGCGATCGACTGAACTTTAACCTGGAAATTATTGGGATACTGGTCACGATGTTCGATCGCCGAACTCTTCACGCGCGGGAAGTGATGGAGCGCGTGATCGAAGTATTCGGAGATCAAGTTTTCGATTCCGTTATTACGCGGACCGTCAGATTCCCCGAGACATCAGTAGCAGGAGAACCTATTACGACCTGGGCGCCGACGTCGGAAGCCGCGGAACAATATCGGGGCGTGGCCAGTGAAATGGTGGAGCGTTTGA